A region from the Drosophila takahashii strain IR98-3 E-12201 chromosome 2L, DtakHiC1v2, whole genome shotgun sequence genome encodes:
- the LOC108056262 gene encoding uncharacterized protein — MDNFKYAVEFAHDENLLKSHGNVSHLSEFLALLTLKSSGEPNEDFHTLHDKLQQLKREADLLDKNINSPDYYTKKEELIFKVVCEIKGIDHDEWLRDEKGFVDAVSLGNFLEDEFICDGV, encoded by the exons ATGGATAACTTCAAGTACGCGGTCGAGTTTGCCCACGATGAGAATCTGCTGAAGAGTCATGGGAATGTG TCCCACCTGTCGGAATTCCTGGCCTTGCTCACCCTAAAGTCATCCGGAGAACCCAATGAAGACTTCCATACTTTACACGATAAACTACAGCAGCTCAAACGTGAGGCGGACCTACTAGACAAGAATATTAATTCACCCGACTATTACACCAAGAAGGAGGAATTAATCTTCAAGGTCGTGTGCGAAATTAAGGGTATTGACCATGACGAGTGGCTTAGAGATGAAAAGGGATTCGTGGACGCCGTCTCACTTGGCAATTTTCTAGAGGACGAATTTATCTGCGATGGCGTTTGA